The genomic DNA CGAGGCGCTGCTGGACACCGCGGACCGGGTGACACGCTGGCGCCAGCGGCACTACGCCTCGGTCAAGCGCACCATGGGCGCCAAGCCCGGCACCGGCGGCTCCAGCGGCCTGACCTGGCTGAAGCACGCCGCCGACCAGGACGTCTTCCCCGAGCTGTGGGCAGTGAGGAACGAGCTGTGACCCAGGCCCCCGGAACCCAGGCCCCCCGATCCCGCGCCGCGCGCACCCGCGAGGAGTGCGCCGCCCTCGACGCCGCCGACCCGCTGGCCGCGCTGCGCGAGGAGTTCACCCTGCCCGCCGGCGTGCTCTACCTCGACGGCAACTCGCTCGGCGCGCTGCCCCGCCGCACCCCCGCCCGGGTCGCCCGGATGATCGAGGAGGAGTGGGGCAACGGCCTGATCCGCAGCTGGAACGACGCCGGCTGGTACGAGCTGCCGCGCCGCCTCGGCGACCGGCTCTCCCCGCTGCTGGGCGCCGCGCCCGGCCAGGTGGTGGTCTGCGACTCGACCTCGGTCAACCTGTTCAAGGTGCTCGGCGCGGCCCTGCGGCTGCGGCCCGGGCGGTCCGCGGTGCTCGCCGAGCGGGCGGCCTTCCCGACCGACCTGTACATCACCGAGGGCGTCACCTCGCTCTTCGACGGCGCCCGCGCCGAACTGCTGGGCTCCGCCGCCGAGCTGGACGACCGGCTCGGCCCGGACACCGCCGCCGTGGTGCTCTCGCACGTCGACTACCGCACCGGCGAACTGCTCGACATGGCCGCCGTCACCGCCCGCGTCCACGCCGCCGGCGCGCTGATGATCTGGGACGTCTGCCACACCGCCGGCGCCGTGCCGCTCGCCTTCGACGCGTGCGACGTGGACTTCGCCGTCGGCTGCGGCTACAAGTACCTCAACGGCGGCCCCGGCGCGCCCGCCTTCCTGTACGCCGCCGAGCGCCACCACGCCGACGCCCGGCAGCCGCTCAGCGGCTGGTTCGGCCACGCCCGGCCGTTCGCCTTCGAGCCGGGCTACGAGCCGGTCGCGGACATCGGCCGCTTCCTCACCGGCACTCCCCCGCTGCTCGGCATGGCCGCCCTCGACGCCTCGCTGGACGTCTGGGAGAAGGTCGACCCGGCCGAGGTCCGGGCCAAGAGCCTGTCGCTGACCTCGCTGTTCATGGACCTGGTCGAACCGCTCGGCCTCGACGTGGTCACCCCGCGGGAGACCGACCTGCGCGGCAGCCAGGTCGCGCTGCGGCACGAGGACGGCTACGCCGTGGTGCAGGCGCTGATCGAGCGCGGCGTGATCGGCGACTTCCGGGCACCCGACCTGGTCCGGTTCGGCTTCACCCCGCTCTACCTCTCGCACACCGACGTCTTCGACGCGGCCCGGCACCTCGCCGAGGTGCTGGAGAGCGGCGAGTGGCGCGAGGAGCGCTTCACCCGCCGGGGCGCCGTCACCTGACGCCCCGCCGGCAGCGGCGGAACCGTGCGGCGATCGGACCGCGCTTCGACTCCGGCGCGGCCGACGCGAATTCGCTGCAGGCGGTGCGGTGCTGGAAGAGGTGGGTGCCGAACGGGCCGACGAGGGTGCCGAGCACGGCGACCGGACTTGCCAGGACGGCTTCCACGGACCCGAGTTGACCACCGCGCGGGCCCCCGCCACGGCGCACCGCTCCGCCGTGGCGGACCGCGGCGGCGCCGGGGGCGCACTACCCTGGATCGGGTACCGATCATGAGGGGGCGGCGGGAATGGGGCACGGATCCGAGGCGGCCGCCGGTGGCCCGCCGCTGGCGGTGGTCGCCGCGAGCGAGGAGGTGCTCGCCCTGCCCGAGGCGGACGAGCGGCTGCTGGACCGGGTGGAGCGCGACCGGGCGGCGCTGTTCCGCCGGGAGCGGGACCGGACCGACTTCGTCGCCGCCCACCTGCTGGTACGGCTGTGCGCGGCACGGCTGCTCGGCATCGAGCCGGCCGAGGTCGCGTTCGGGCAGCTCTGCCCGGGGTGCGGGCAGCGCGGGCACGGGCGGCCGCTGCTCACCGACCGGCCCGGGGTGCACCTGAGCCTGTCCCACTCGGCGGGCATGGTGGCGGCCGCGGCGGGGCCGGTCCCGGTCGGGGTGGACGTCGAGCGCCCGGCGGCCACCACCGCGGGGGTGGAGCAGCGGGTGCTGGCCCCCGCCGAGGCGGAGCTGGTGCGGCGGCACCCGGACCCGGCCGCGGCGTTCCTGCGGCTGTGGGTGCGCAAGGAGGCACTGATCAAGATCGGCCGGGTCGACCTGGACACCCTGGCGCAGGTCGACCTGTCGGCGCTGCCGCTGCTCCCCGCGGAGGACGGGCCCCTCTCGCACCGGTTCGGCGACCTGCACCTGCTCGACTGGACGGACCGCCGCCGGGGCGTGCTGGTCGGCGCCGCCTCGACCGCGCCGGTCCGGCTCGGGACGGCGGCCGTTCCGCTCACCGACCTGGGCTGACCCGGACGTCGGGGGCGCAGTAAGGGGGTGTTAGCGTGCCCCGTCCGCCCCCGTACACGCGTGAGGAAACCCGTCACCCATGGCCAAGCTCCTGCTGAGTCTGCACGTCCTGGCCGCGGTGCTGTTCATCGGCCCGGTCGCGGTGGCGGTCTCGATGTACCCCCGGCGGGCGAAGGCCGCGCTGGTCGAGGGGCCGGAACGGGCCACCGCCGCCGCGTCGGTGCGGCTGCTGCACCGGATCACCCAGGTCTACGCCCTGCTCGGCATCGCGGTGCCGATCCTCGGGGTGGTCACCGCGCAGGTGATGGACGTGCTCGGCGACCCGTGGCTGACCGTGTCTATCGTGCTGACCGCGCTGGCCGCCGGCCTGCTGCTGTTCTTCGTGCTGCCCGGTCAGCAGGCGACGGTGGACGCGCTGGACGCCGAGCCCGCGGCGGCCGCCGCGGAGCGCGAGCGGGCCGAGCGCGGGCTGCGGCTGCTGCCGATGACCGCCGGCGTGTTCAACCTGCTGTGGGCCGTGGTCACCGTCCTGATGGTCATCCGGCCGGGGTCGACGACCGGGGCGTAGTCACCCCGCGCACCTCGATCCCGGCGAGCAGCTCGGCGGTCGCCGCGGCGACCGCCGCCACCGCGTGCTCGAACGCCTCCCGGTTGTGCGCCGCCGGGGCGCGGAACCCGGAGATCTTGCGGACGTACTGCAGCGCGGCCGCGTGGACGTCCTCGGCGGTCGCCTCGGGGGTCATCGGCGGACGGAGCGTCTTGATGGATCGGCACATGCTCCCAGTCTGCCGCGCCCGAGTGACACACCGGCGCGTTTCACCGCCCTCGCGACGATCGCCGTCTCCGCCCGGTTGATCCCCAGCGGGCCGAGCACCTCGGTGGTGAAGCGGTAGAGCGCGGCGTGGTCCTCGCAGAACACCGCGGCCATCAGGTTGGTCGGGCCGCTGGTCGCCAGCACCCCGTGCACCTGCGGCCGGGCGGCGAGCGCGGCGCCGACCTCGGCCAGCCGGCCGGGCGGGACGTCGAGCCACAGGTTGGCGTCCACCGCCATGCCCAGGTGGCGCGGGTCCACGGTGGCGTGGGTGCGCAGCAGGCCGCCGTCGCCGAGTCGGTGCAGCCGGCGGCGGACCGTCGACTCCGGCTCGTCGAGCACCGCCGCCAGCGCGGCCGCCGACTGCCGGGCGTCGAGGGCCAGCAGCTCCAGCAGCCGGCCGTCCAACGCGTCGGTGGACGGCGGGTCGGTGCGCGGCGGCGGCGGGGCCAGCGCGGCGACCTCCTGCGCGGTGAGGTGGCCGGCCCGCCAGGCGGCGGCGTCCGCGAAGGGGTGCAGCACCGCGTGGACGGCCGTCTCGACAACGGCGTCGGCGGCCGGCAGCTGCCCGTACAGCAGCCGGTCGCGGTGGCCGGCGCCGGCCAGCACCACCGCGCCGACCTCGTGCCCGCCGAGCATCACGTCGACGAACGGGACGTCCGAGCGGGCGGCGAGGGCCTGCGCGATGCCGTCGACCCGCCCGCTGAGCACGCGCACCCGCAGCAGCAGGGCGCCGACCGCCGCGTCCCGCACGTCCGGCATCAGCACGACCCGGACGAGCCGCTCGGCGGACAGGCGGGACAGCCGGCGGTGGACGGTGCGGGCCGAGACCCCGAGCACCTCGGCGATCCGGGACGCCTCGGCGCGGCCGTCGACCTGCAGCGCGGTGACGATCCGGCGGTCGAGCGGGTCCAGGACGGTGGCGGGATCACCCGGTTCCGGGGGCATGGATGTCCTCTTTCCGCAGGATCCGGCGGTTGGACGGCGCTGTGCGCCGGGCCTCACGGTAGCTGTTGTCCGTCACCACGGACACGGGAGGGCACATGGAGCTGCTGGCGGGGACGGTCGACGCGGTCCGGGAGGTCGCGGCGCAGCTGGTCGCACGGCATCGGGACGAGCCCGCGCGGGCGGTGACGCTCGCCGAGGCGGCCGAAGTGTTCGACGCGCTGGACGGGCCCGCGTCGGCGCTGCTGCGGGGACGGCTGACGGCGCTGCGGCCGGGCGCGCGCTGGCTGGAGGACGAGCTGGCGGCGCGGGTGCCGGCCGACGGCGAGTGGTGGGTGTGCGACGCCACCGACGGGGCGGTCCAGTACCTGCACGGGCTGCCGCACTGGGCGGTCACCGCGACGCTCGTCCGGGACGGCGAGCCGGTGCTCGCGGTGGTGCACGCGCCGTACCTGGACGCGACCTACACCGCGGAACCCGGCGGCGGGGCACGGCTGAACGGGCGCGGCGTCCGGCCGCAGCGGCGGGAGCTCGCGGCGGCGGTGGCGGCGACCGCGCAGCCCCCGCTGGTCGGACAGGACCCGGTGGCCGTCCGGCGGGCCGGCGAGTCGCTGGGCGCGGTGCTGCCGTGGGTGCTCGCCGTCCGCAACCTCGGGCCGACGGCGGTGCAGGTGGCCCAGGTGGGGTCGGGTCACCTGAGCCTGTTCTGGGAGTACGGCAGCGACGCGGGCAACCTGCTGCCCGGCGCCCTCGTCGCCCGCGAGGCGGGAGCCCTGGTCACCGATGCCGCGGGAGCCCCCTGGACGGCGAGCTCCTCCTCCTTCGTCGCCGCCGCGCCGTCGCTGCACCAGGATCTGCTGGCGCTCCTGCGAGAGGTCAGCTGACGTGCGCAAAGAGCTGCGCCGCGTTGCCGTGGCAGACGGCTCGCAGCCAGTCGTCCCCCAGGTCCAGGGTGGTCAGGGCGCGCAGGGCGTCGACGTACGGGTACGGGATGTTGGGGTAGTCGGAGCCGAACAGCACCCGGTCGCCCAGGGCCCGCAGCCGGGGCCGCTCCTCCACCGGGAAGGGCGCGGTCAGTTCGGTGAACGGGGTGAAGACCATCGTGGTGTCCAGGTGCACGCCCTCGTACCGCTCGGCGAGGTCGAGGAAGTCGCCGTACTCGGGGAGGCCGAGGTGGGCGACGACCAGGCGCAGCCGGGGGTGGCGGGCGAGGACTGCGGCGATCGGTCCGGGCCCGGTGTGCTTGCCGGGTGCGGGGCCGGACCCGCAGTGGGTGACCACGGGGGTGCCGGTCTCGGCGAGCAGCCCCCAGACTCCGTCCAGCAGCGGGTCGGTGGGGTCGTACGCGCCGACCTGGACGTGCGCCTTGAACACCTGCGCGCCGCGCTCGACCGCCTCGCCCACGTACCGGACGGCGTCCGGCTCGGGGTAGAGGGTCGCGGTGTGCAGGCAGTCGGGGGTGCGGGCGGCGAAGTCGGCGGACCAGGCGTTCAGCCAGGCGGCCATGCCGGGCTTGTGCGGGTAGAGCATCGAGGTGAAGGCGCGGACGCCGAACTCCCGAAGCCGGTCGACGCGTTGCTGTTCCGCGTCGCGGTAGGTGATCGGCCAGGGCCGGCCGGTGAGCGGCCCGGCGGAGTCGAAGTACGCCCAGACCTTGTCCATCACCCGGTCGGGCATGAAGTGGGTGTGCACGTCGACCAGTCCGGGCAGGCCCAACCCCTGCCAGAAGGCCCGGACTTCCCGGGCCTCGGCGGCACTCACACCTGCACCCGGGCGAGGATCGCCGCGGTGTCCACCCCGGTCGGCAGGGTGCCGAACGCGCCGCCGTGGTCGCCGCCGAGCCGGGAGGCGCAGAACGCGTCGGCGACGGCGGGGTCGCCGTACCGGATCAGCAGCGAGCCCTGCAGGGCGAGCGCGAGCTGCTCGACCAGGCGCCGCGTGCGGTACTCGGTCTCGCTCGGGTCGCCGAGCTGCTTCTGCAGGCCGCCGAGGTACGCGTCCAGCCGTCGGTCGACCCCGGCGGCGAGCTGGATCTCGCCCAACAGGGCTTCGACCACCGCGGGTTGGCGGGCCATGGCGCGCAGCGCGTCGAGTGCGGCGACATTGCCGGAGCCCTCCCAGATGGAGACCAGCGGGGCCTCCCGGTAGAGCCGGGGCATGCCGGACTCCTCGGCGTAGCCGTTGCCGCCGAGGCATTCCAGGGCTTCGGCGGCGTGCACCGGCCCGCGCTTGCAGACCCAGTACTTGGCGACGGCGAGGCCCAGTCGGCGGACCAGCGCAGCGTTCTCGTCGCCGCCGAGGGCCTGGTCGGTGGTCTCGGCGAGCCGCATGGCGACGGCGGTGGCGGCCTCGGACTCGACGACCAGGTCGGCGAGGACGTTGCGCATCAGCGGCTGGTCGACCAGGGCGGCGCCGAACGCCCGCCGGTGGGTGGTGTGCTGGAGCGCACGGAAGGTGCCGTAGCGCATGCCGGAGGCGGCGCCGATCGTGCAGTCGAGGCGGGTCATGTTGACCATCTCGATGATGGTGCGCACGCCCCGGCCCTCCTCGCCGACCAGCCAGCCGGTGGCGCCGTCGTACTCGATCTCGGAGGAGGCGTTGGACTTGTTGCCGAGCTTGTCCTTGAGCCGCTGGATCAGGATCCGGTTGCGGCTGCCGTCCGGGAGGACGCGGGGCAGCAGGAAGCAGCTGAGGCCGCCGGGCGCCTGGGCGAGGGTGAGGAAGACGTCCGACATCGGCGCCGAGGTGAACCACTTGTGGCCGGTGAGCCGGTAGCTGCCGTCGGGGTCGGGGACGGCGGCGGTGGTGTTGGCGCGGACGTCGGAGCCGCCCTGCTTCTCGGTCATCGACATGCCGGCGATCAGGCCGCGCTTGGTGCGCGGCTCGCGCAGGCCGAAGTCGTACTCCTTCGAGGCGAGCAACGGCTCCAGCCAGGAGGCGAGTTCGGGGGTGGTGCGCAGGGCCGGCACGGCGGCGTAGGTCATCGAGACCGGGCAGGTGTGCCCGGCCTCGACCTGGCCCCAGACGTAGAACTTGGCCGCCCGGGCGGTGTGCGCGCCGGGCCGGCCGTCCTGCCAGGGGGCGGCGTGCAGGCCGTGGCCGACGGCGGTCTCCATCAGCGCGTGCCAGTACGGGTGGAACTCGACCTCGTCGATCCGGTGGCCGTAGCGGTCGTGGGTGCGCAGGACGGGCGGGTGCTCGTTGGCCAGCCGGCCCCAGTCCCAGGCCTGTTCGGAGCCGGCGAGGCGGCCGAGGTCGTGCAGTTCGCCCTCGGCCCAGCCGGCGCCGGCCCGGTGCAGGGCGGCGAGCAGGGTGGGGTCCTCGGCGACGTCGTGGCCGAACGGGTCGGGCACCTGGTTGGTGACCTCGTGCGTGGCTGCCATCAGTGCCCTCCCAGGGCGCGCAGGGTGAAATCGACCAGGGCGGGGACGAGGTCCCCGGGGTGGCCGCCGCCTTCGGCGAGCGGGCCGACCAGCGCCTCGCCGACCGCGCCGACCACGGCGGCGGCGGTCAGTTCGGGGTGCTGCGGGGGGATGGTCCCGGCCGCGACGGCGGCGGCGACCTGCACCGCGAACAGGTCGCGGAACGCCCGGCGGAAGACCAGCCGCTCGGCCTCGACGACCGGGTCGGCGGGTTCGGCGAGCAGGGCGTACGCCAGCCGCGGCGCCTTCAGGGCGCGGGCGGCGAAGGTCTCGACGACGGCGGCGATCCGCCGGTGCGGGTCGTCCGCCCGGGCGGCCGCCTCGGTCACGGCCTCGACCTCGCGGCGCACCACGGTGCGGAAGAGCTCCACCGACAGCTCCGCCTTGCCGGCGAAGTGCTGGTACATCGTGCCGGTGGCGATCCCGGCCCGCCGGGCGACAGCCGCCATCGAGCAGCCCGCGTAGCCGTCCTCGGCGAGCAGCGCCACGGCCGCCTTCAGGACGGTCTCGCGCTGGGCGTCCAGTCGGGCCTGGACGGCGGGGGTGCGGCGGTAGGCCATGTCAAGGATTGAAGCACTGATTCATTCCTTCGGGAAGCCTGCCGCACCCGGAGCGCGCGGGCCCGTCAGCTATCGGGCCAGTGGCGGCTGCCGAGGCTGATCAGCCGCAGCTGCATCCGGACGGTCCGTTCGATCCGCTCCTGGTCGGCGGGGTCGGCCTCGACGAGTTCGGCCGCGGTGGAGACCATCCGGTCGACGTACAGCTCGGCGAGCATCCGCAGGTCCTCGGCGGGCCAGCCCTTGACGGCGGGCTGGAGGGCGAGCGCCTCGGCCACCTCCTCGGCGAAGCGCCGGAACTCGGTGGCGATCGCCTCGCGGACCTCCCGGACGCCGCCGTGCCGCTCGCGGGCCAGGAAGCGGATGTAGGCGCGGTGCTCGGCGACGTGGGCGGCGATCACCTCGACCGCCCGGTCGATCAGGCGCTCGGGCTCGCCGTACGCGGCGAACACCGCCTTGATCATCTCGTGCAGGTTGGCCAGCGACTCCCGGACGAGCACCACGCCCAGCTCGGAGAGGTCGGGGAAGTGCCGGTAGAAGCCGGCCGGGGACATGCCTGCGGCGCGGGTGACCTCGCGGACGCCGAGGCCGCTGAGGTTCTGCCGCTCCAGCAGGCCGAGGCCCGCGTCCAGCAGGGCGCGGCGGCTCTGCTGCTTCTGCGCCTGGCGGACGCCGGGGGTGTGATTCACGCCATTCAGTAAACAACTGTTTGCCGACTTTGGCCAGCGCCGCTACAGTACTTTCAGCGAACAGTTGTTATCCGAAAGGACCCGACAGTGTTCCTCGTCGTCCTGCTCCTCATGGCCGCCCTCGCCGGCGCGGCCGTCCACCTCCCGATGCCCGCGCTGCTCGCGCTGACCGTCCTGGTCGCCGGCTGGCTGCTGGCGTTCGGTGCCCGCGAGCGCCTGTCCCGGCGCTCCTGACCCCCGACCCGAGCGATCTCCCCCCAAGGAGTCCTGCCGTGAACACCTCCGCACGCCGCGGTGTCGGCGACGCCGACCAGCTGGCCGTCGCGTCCTTCGTCCTGGGCCTGCTCGGCCTGCTGGTCTTCAACCTGGTGCTCGGCCCGCTCGCGCTGGTGCTGGCCGGCCTGGCGCTGCTGCGCGGCACCACGCGCCGGGGCCGGGCCCTGCTCGGGCTCGGCCTCGGGGTCGCCGACCTGGTGGTTCTCACCGCCTCGATCGCCGCCGGCCACGGCACCTTCTGGCAGTTCGGCTGATCCGGGCTCAGCCGGTCGGGGCGGTCCACTTCTGGTTCGCCCCGCCGGTGCAGGTCCAGATCTGCGTTTGGGTGCCGTTGGCGGAGGTGTTGCCGGTGACGTCCAGGCACTTGCCGGCCTGCGGGTTGACCAGGTCGTGGCTGCCCGCGGAGTACGTCCACTGCTGGGCGCCGGTGCCGTTGCAGTCCCACAGCTGCGTCTTGGCCCCGTCCGCGGTCGAACCGCCGGACACGTCCAGGCACTTGCCGAGCGCCCGCACGGTGCCGTCGGTGCCGAGCGTCCAGCTCTGCGCCGCGGTGCCGTTGCAGTCGTAGATCTGCACGGCCGTGCCGTTGGCGGTGCCGGCCGCCGCCACGTCCAGGCACTTGCCGCCCAGCCCGGTCACCTGCCCGGTGTGCGAGCCTCCGCCGCCCTGGGTGCCGCCCCAGGTGAAGGTGGCCGAGGTGTGCGCGGGCAGCGCGTAGGAGAAGTTCTGGCCGCCCCAGACCACCCGCAGGGTCTGGCCGCTGCCGCTGTCGTTGTACGCGATCAGCGCCTTGGAGCCGTCCGGGTTCTGCCAGGCCACGTTGGGCACGGCCGAGTTGGCGGTGGAGGCGATCCGGTACGCGCCGGGCTTCACGAACTTGGTGAGGTGGCCCATGGTGTAGTACTCCACCGTGTAGTCCACCTGGCCGCTGCGCGCGTCGCCGTTGTGCACCGTGACCAGGCCGGTGCAGGTGCCGCAGCCGCCGTAGTGCGGGCCCATGTTCTGGTCGACCGCCAGGCTCCACTTGGTCACCGACCTACCCCAGTTGCGGGTGTAGTCGATGATGTTGCGCATGTCCTCGCGCTGCTGGTCGGCGATCCAGGTGCCGCCGGAGTGCTCGGTGTCGAAGGCGTCCACGCTCGGGTACTGGTTGTGCACGGCGGTCTGCTGGGTGACGTCGCCGCCGTAGCCGTGCCAGGCCATGCCGCCGAAGTTGGGGTGGGTGCGGATCGCCGCGTCGTCCATCACCGGGGCGGCGTAGCCCGCGTACTGGTCCCAGTTCCAGTCCAGGGCCAGCAGCTTGGTGGACAGGCCGGCGCCGGCCAGGGCGGGCAGCAGGTTGTTCTTGGAGAAGTACGCCAGGCCCGAGCCGTTCCAGCTCATCGAGGGGTAACCGCCGCAGCAGGTGGGCTCGTTCTGCACGGTGACGTAGTTCACCGGGACGCCCTGCGCCTGGTACGCCTGCAGGTACTTGACGAAGTACTGGGCGTAGGCGCCGTAGTACTCGGCCTTCAGCCAGCCGCCGTTGAGGTTGCCGCTGTCCTTCATCCAGGCGGGGGCGGTCCACGGCGAGGCCATCACGGTGAGCGCCGGGTTGAGTTGGCGGGCCTGCCTGGTCAGCGGCAGCACGTCGGCCAGGTCGTGGGCGACGGTGAAGCCGTTCAGCGCCGGGTCGGCGGCGCCGGCCGGCTGGTCGTCGTAGGTGTAGCCGTAGCGGGCCAGGTCGGAGGCGCCCATCGGGTTGCGGACGAAGGACAGGCCGATGCCGTCGGTGGGCGAGAACAGCTTGCGCATGGTGTCGTCGCGGGTGGCGGCGGAGAGCGCCCCGCTGGAGTTCATCAGCCAGGCGGCGGTGTCGGTGAACGAGGCGCCGCCGCCGGTGAACTGCTGGTAGCGGGTGCCCTCGTCGACGGTGACCGCCTGGCCGCCGCTGCCCGCGCCGGCGCCGAAGGCGAGGCCGGCCTGCGGCTGGAGGCCTCGGGTGACGTGCCGGCCGCCGGCGTCGTCGGTGGTGGTGAGCCAGACCTGGACGCTCTCGCCGGCCGCCTGCGCGGTGGGGGCCGCGGTGAGCAGTCCGGTGGCGGCGAGCGCGCCGCAGAGCAGTCCGGCCGCGGTGCGGCGGGTGGGTGGAGGCATGCCGCTTCCTGCCTTTCATGGTGTGGGGGCGGCTTGATTCAACTCCTGTAAAAAGGGGTTGGTCAATGGCCCGGCACAGACCGATCGGGAACTGTTGGGTTTCCTGCCAGTCCTCTTGACGGTCTGTCGGCGATCCTGGTTGACTGCGCGGCCATGCCAAACCCCCACTGGCGCCTGCCCGTTGTGGCAGGCCTCCTCGCCATGCTCGGCCCGCTGCTGTCGGCGGCCCCCGCGGCCGAGGCCGCGCCGACCGTCTTCAGCCACCCCGGCGTGCTGGTCAGCCGGGCCCAACTCGACTTCGTCCGCGGCAAGGTGCAGGCCGGGGCGCAGCCCTGGAAGGCCGCGTACGACCAGATGCACGCCTCCAAGTACGCCTCGCTGACCCGCACCGCCAAGCCCCGCGCGGTGGTCGAGTGCGGCTCGTACTCCAACCCCAACTACGGCTGCACCGACGAGCGCGAGGACGCGCTCGCCGCGTACACCCTGGCGCTGGAGTGGTACATCACCCGTGACACCCGGTACGCCGCCAAGGCCGCCGAGATCATGGACGCCTGGTCGGGCACGATCACCGACCACACCAACTCCAACGCCCCGCTGCAGACCGCCTGGTCGGCCTCGACCTGGCCGCGGGCGGCGGAGATCGTCCGCTACACCTGGGGCGGCTGGGCCTCCGACAAGGTGTCCCGGTTCGGCTCGATGCTGCGGAACGTGTACCTGCCGGAGGTGGTCAACGGCTCGAACTCCAACGGCAACTGGGAGCTGAGCATGACCGAGGCGACCATCGGCATCGCGGTCTTCCTGGACGACCGCACGGTCTACGACAAGGCGGTGGCCCGGTTCCGCAACCGGGTGCCGGCCTACGTCTACCTGGCCTCCGACGGCGCGCTGCCGAAGACCGTGCCCGGCAGCGGGCTGGACAC from Kitasatospora terrestris includes the following:
- the kynU gene encoding kynureninase, with amino-acid sequence MTQAPGTQAPRSRAARTREECAALDAADPLAALREEFTLPAGVLYLDGNSLGALPRRTPARVARMIEEEWGNGLIRSWNDAGWYELPRRLGDRLSPLLGAAPGQVVVCDSTSVNLFKVLGAALRLRPGRSAVLAERAAFPTDLYITEGVTSLFDGARAELLGSAAELDDRLGPDTAAVVLSHVDYRTGELLDMAAVTARVHAAGALMIWDVCHTAGAVPLAFDACDVDFAVGCGYKYLNGGPGAPAFLYAAERHHADARQPLSGWFGHARPFAFEPGYEPVADIGRFLTGTPPLLGMAALDASLDVWEKVDPAEVRAKSLSLTSLFMDLVEPLGLDVVTPRETDLRGSQVALRHEDGYAVVQALIERGVIGDFRAPDLVRFGFTPLYLSHTDVFDAARHLAEVLESGEWREERFTRRGAVT
- a CDS encoding 4'-phosphopantetheinyl transferase family protein; this translates as MGHGSEAAAGGPPLAVVAASEEVLALPEADERLLDRVERDRAALFRRERDRTDFVAAHLLVRLCAARLLGIEPAEVAFGQLCPGCGQRGHGRPLLTDRPGVHLSLSHSAGMVAAAAGPVPVGVDVERPAATTAGVEQRVLAPAEAELVRRHPDPAAAFLRLWVRKEALIKIGRVDLDTLAQVDLSALPLLPAEDGPLSHRFGDLHLLDWTDRRRGVLVGAASTAPVRLGTAAVPLTDLG
- a CDS encoding DUF2269 family protein; amino-acid sequence: MAKLLLSLHVLAAVLFIGPVAVAVSMYPRRAKAALVEGPERATAAASVRLLHRITQVYALLGIAVPILGVVTAQVMDVLGDPWLTVSIVLTALAAGLLLFFVLPGQQATVDALDAEPAAAAAERERAERGLRLLPMTAGVFNLLWAVVTVLMVIRPGSTTGA
- a CDS encoding DUF2277 family protein, translating into MCRSIKTLRPPMTPEATAEDVHAAALQYVRKISGFRAPAAHNREAFEHAVAAVAAATAELLAGIEVRGVTTPRSSTPAG
- a CDS encoding Lrp/AsnC family transcriptional regulator — protein: MPPEPGDPATVLDPLDRRIVTALQVDGRAEASRIAEVLGVSARTVHRRLSRLSAERLVRVVLMPDVRDAAVGALLLRVRVLSGRVDGIAQALAARSDVPFVDVMLGGHEVGAVVLAGAGHRDRLLYGQLPAADAVVETAVHAVLHPFADAAAWRAGHLTAQEVAALAPPPPRTDPPSTDALDGRLLELLALDARQSAAALAAVLDEPESTVRRRLHRLGDGGLLRTHATVDPRHLGMAVDANLWLDVPPGRLAEVGAALAARPQVHGVLATSGPTNLMAAVFCEDHAALYRFTTEVLGPLGINRAETAIVARAVKRAGVSLGRGRLGACADPSRRSVRR
- a CDS encoding inositol monophosphatase family protein — encoded protein: MELLAGTVDAVREVAAQLVARHRDEPARAVTLAEAAEVFDALDGPASALLRGRLTALRPGARWLEDELAARVPADGEWWVCDATDGAVQYLHGLPHWAVTATLVRDGEPVLAVVHAPYLDATYTAEPGGGARLNGRGVRPQRRELAAAVAATAQPPLVGQDPVAVRRAGESLGAVLPWVLAVRNLGPTAVQVAQVGSGHLSLFWEYGSDAGNLLPGALVAREAGALVTDAAGAPWTASSSSFVAAAPSLHQDLLALLREVS
- a CDS encoding amidohydrolase family protein, translating into MSAAEAREVRAFWQGLGLPGLVDVHTHFMPDRVMDKVWAYFDSAGPLTGRPWPITYRDAEQQRVDRLREFGVRAFTSMLYPHKPGMAAWLNAWSADFAARTPDCLHTATLYPEPDAVRYVGEAVERGAQVFKAHVQVGAYDPTDPLLDGVWGLLAETGTPVVTHCGSGPAPGKHTGPGPIAAVLARHPRLRLVVAHLGLPEYGDFLDLAERYEGVHLDTTMVFTPFTELTAPFPVEERPRLRALGDRVLFGSDYPNIPYPYVDALRALTTLDLGDDWLRAVCHGNAAQLFAHVS
- a CDS encoding acyl-CoA dehydrogenase family protein, with the protein product MAATHEVTNQVPDPFGHDVAEDPTLLAALHRAGAGWAEGELHDLGRLAGSEQAWDWGRLANEHPPVLRTHDRYGHRIDEVEFHPYWHALMETAVGHGLHAAPWQDGRPGAHTARAAKFYVWGQVEAGHTCPVSMTYAAVPALRTTPELASWLEPLLASKEYDFGLREPRTKRGLIAGMSMTEKQGGSDVRANTTAAVPDPDGSYRLTGHKWFTSAPMSDVFLTLAQAPGGLSCFLLPRVLPDGSRNRILIQRLKDKLGNKSNASSEIEYDGATGWLVGEEGRGVRTIIEMVNMTRLDCTIGAASGMRYGTFRALQHTTHRRAFGAALVDQPLMRNVLADLVVESEAATAVAMRLAETTDQALGGDENAALVRRLGLAVAKYWVCKRGPVHAAEALECLGGNGYAEESGMPRLYREAPLVSIWEGSGNVAALDALRAMARQPAVVEALLGEIQLAAGVDRRLDAYLGGLQKQLGDPSETEYRTRRLVEQLALALQGSLLIRYGDPAVADAFCASRLGGDHGGAFGTLPTGVDTAAILARVQV
- a CDS encoding TetR/AcrR family transcriptional regulator; translation: MAYRRTPAVQARLDAQRETVLKAAVALLAEDGYAGCSMAAVARRAGIATGTMYQHFAGKAELSVELFRTVVRREVEAVTEAAARADDPHRRIAAVVETFAARALKAPRLAYALLAEPADPVVEAERLVFRRAFRDLFAVQVAAAVAAGTIPPQHPELTAAAVVGAVGEALVGPLAEGGGHPGDLVPALVDFTLRALGGH
- a CDS encoding TetR family transcriptional regulator → MNHTPGVRQAQKQQSRRALLDAGLGLLERQNLSGLGVREVTRAAGMSPAGFYRHFPDLSELGVVLVRESLANLHEMIKAVFAAYGEPERLIDRAVEVIAAHVAEHRAYIRFLARERHGGVREVREAIATEFRRFAEEVAEALALQPAVKGWPAEDLRMLAELYVDRMVSTAAELVEADPADQERIERTVRMQLRLISLGSRHWPDS
- a CDS encoding DUF4190 domain-containing protein, with amino-acid sequence MNTSARRGVGDADQLAVASFVLGLLGLLVFNLVLGPLALVLAGLALLRGTTRRGRALLGLGLGVADLVVLTASIAAGHGTFWQFG